One Lemur catta isolate mLemCat1 chromosome 15, mLemCat1.pri, whole genome shotgun sequence genomic window carries:
- the KRBA2 gene encoding KRAB-A domain-containing protein 2 has product MMPRTAGNDPPGISNAGEMEMEISNMREKFLTSVIKLVESKSYNSKVFSKEKYFQTIKEVKEAKEKGKKSSRDYRRAAKYDVISVQGTEKLIEATHRERDRIRYYVHEEELFDILHDTHLSIGHGGRTRMLKELQGKYGNVTKEVIVLYLTLCKQCHQKNPVPKRSLAPKPMTFKDVDSRCQIEILDMQSNADGEFKFILYYQDYLTKFIILRPLKTKQTHEVVSVLLDIFTILGTPSVLESDSGIKFTNQVVDELNEVWPDLKIVSGKYHPAQGQGSLEQASHDVKNMVRAWMHSNYSRNWAEGLRFMQMVRNQAFDVSLQQSPYEAMFGCKAKLGLYSSNLPRETVAILQTEEELEVAEEQLENSLWIRQEERAEIGADRSDMDEDMDPTPEATEPSTSQGTPGVLC; this is encoded by the coding sequence ATGATGCCACGGACAGCTGGAAATGATCCACCCGGTATTTCAAATGCAGGTGAAATGGAAATGGAGATAAGTAACATGAGAGAAAAGTTTCTTACAAGCGTAATAAAGTTAGTAGAAAGCAAAAGTTACAACAGCAAggtattttccaaagaaaagtaCTTTCAAACAATAAAGGAAGTCAAAGAAGCtaaagaaaaggggaagaagtCATCACGTGATTATCGCCGTGCAGCAAAATACGATGTGATCTCTGTGCAAGGCACAGAGAAACTGATCGAGGCTACTCACAGAGAACGAGATCGAATACGGTATTATGTACATGAAGAAGAGTTGTTTGATATTCTTCACGATACACATCTCAGTATTGGACACGGTGGGCGGACACGCATGCTCAAGGAGCTGCAAGGAAAATACGGGAATGTCACCAAAGAAGTCATTGTCTTATATCTGACTCTTTGTAAACAGTGCCACCAGAAGAATCCAGTACCCAAGAGAAGCCTTGCACCAAAGCCCATGACTTTTAAGGACGTGGACTCCAGGTGCCAAATTGAAATACTTGACATGCAGTCAAATGCTGATGGCGAgttcaagtttattttatattaccaAGACTACTTGACCAAGTTTATTATTTTACGGCCATTAAAAACCAAACAGACCCATGAGGTGGTCAGTGTCTTGTTGGATATTTTCACAATTCTTGGTACACCCAGTGTGTTAGAATCTGACAGTGGCATAAAGTTCACAAACCAGGTTGTTGATGAGCTCAATGAGGTATGGCCAGACCTAAAAATTGTCTCTGGTAAATACCACCCTGCTCAAGGCCAGGGCTCCCTGGAACAAGCAAGCCATGATGTAAAGAACATGGTAAGGGCCTGGATGCATAGTAACTACTCACGGAACTGGGCCGAAGGCCTGCGATTCATGCAGATGGTGAGGAATCAGGCTTTTGACGTTTCTTTGCAGCAAAGTCCATATGAGGCAATGTTTGGTTGTAAAGCCAAACTTGGGCTGTATTCCTCAAACTTGCCCCGGGAAACTGTGGCCATTTTACAAACAGAGGAAGAGctagaagttgctgaagaacagCTAGAAAACAGCCTTTGGATCAGGCAGGAAGAAAGGGCCGAGATCGGAGCAGACAGATCTGACATGGATGAGGACATGGATCCCACTCCTGAAGCCACAGAGCCCAGCACCTCACAGGGGACCCCTGGTGTCCTCTGCTGA